The Oryza glaberrima chromosome 5, OglaRS2, whole genome shotgun sequence DNA segment GGCCGGAGGCTGCCGGGGGTCACGCCGTACTGCAAGAACGGATCGGAGAGGAGGACGAAATGAGCGCAATGTGGATTAATTTCATAATCTGTGATCGTTTTGATGGGCGTACCATGGGGAAGGCGgtcggctgctgcggcggcgcggtggtggacgacgacgacgacgagttgttcgccgccgcggtggaggtggagttggcagtggcagcagcaggtggcggcggcgtagcTGGCGGCCATGGCATGTAAGAGGCCTCGGCCTTCAATGGAGAAGATATCAGAATAATACACGAGGCCGGACAATTGTTTCCAATTCAAAGAGAGACTTAAGAGACAACATCAGCAAGAGAGAGAACCTGGCCTTGCTGGTAGGAACTGAGAAGCATCGCCGCCATCGCAATGCAGCAGAGCAGCGCTCTAATTCTAACCCCAACACCGACGCCCTCCATGGCTGCTGATCAGCTCAGGTGCTCACCCCAATAACCACCCTGAAGTGAACCTATCTCTCGCACTCACTCACTGGCATGCAAGGCAGAGGAGGTTTCTCCGACTCCTTGATCTCCCTGTGAGACTGTGAGTCTGTGAGCTCGTGAATGAGCAAACGATCGATGCACAGGAAATACGATATCCCCCTTGGATTTGGCCCGTGACGGGAGCTAGCTCTCCTGTGGCTGTGCTGTGCAGCCAGCCGAAAGCACCGAAATGGCAAGAACGCAGATGGTCAGAGACGCTATATAACGCTGTGTCTTGGTCTGTTTCCTAAGCAATCACCTGCAGAGAAGGGCAATAATGCATGGTGCGGTGCGGTGGTTGCACACATGCGCAGGCGGTTGGAAGCGGACGATTTCTCCTCGGTTTGGTAGTTTCCGGCGCGTGGCATGCCGCCGTGGGCACCGAGATCCACTACCTCAAAAGCACCATGACTCTATCACTGACATATGGATCTATGGTTCATCGAACTCATATGTTAGTGCCAAAGTCTGGTGATTTGGAAGGTGGAGAAGCCTGATCCGGTGTGTAGTAGTTGTTGGTGCTGTTACTGTTACAGTTTTCACCGGTGAGAGAGCCATGCAATGCCTGAATCCTGATGGGCTCCCTGAAactgttccttttttttattttcccgcAGTTATATACTTGGTCGATGGCCACAtgaaaagttcttttttttttgtttgtttttgggTCGTGAAGAACTCTGAATATTTAAGACTGCATGAAACGCCAAACAAGAAAGTGGATTGGTAGGAGCTCTATCCAATCAATCTCACCGAAAAAGATTAAAATTGTCTTGGATTAATTCAGCTTGCgcaaattttgtttgaattaaagaaaaaacaacaaacaCCACAGccgcatatatatacacacaggACAGGAGGCCAAGAATTGATGTTGAAATGATGCTGTCTATCGACGCATGTTTTGCTCACATGCACATGCACCCCGTATATATGCGCAGGAGAAAGAACCAAAGGCGACTGTGGTGGATCGAGGACCAGCGCCGTGCATGCCGTCTCGCCGCATGCAAGTAGCTAGCCTAGAATGGGGAGAAAACAAGCCCCGTGCGTGTGGGCGCCTCTCTCCTCTGCTGAAGTGAACTACCGTGCGTGATAGGTCAGTCAGGGAGGCATAAAATCGCTTTGGAGCTATCTGACGAGATCTCTAATTCACCTCACGTACTTTGAAGTTGAGCTGTCCAAATCCAAGTATACTATAACTTCTGAGAGAATTTCTGTGGAGTTATCTGGGAAAACAATGGCCCGTGTTCTACCTTTGGCATTTCCACGAAGCGGGGAAACAAAACCTAATATATTAACGTGTAATCCTTTCGCACGTGTAGGAAAAAAGCGGGAAAAGAAAACTACTTTCAGAATTGCTAAATGACAAAATCGGAAGCTCGGATGAAACTAAGAATTACAGGTACGTAGATGTCCAATAACATCCTGCCTGCTGATGTTGAAGAATCAGCAAATAAAAAGTAAGTACTGCCTCTGTCCtagaatataaaaagttttacggttggacacggttattgaGAAGTAGTAGGTAAAAGTgggtggtggagggttgtgattagatgagtagtggaggtagatggggaaagtgaatggtggagcgTTGTGATtggtgttggaattaatagatgggctaaggcccatttgaagattaattctttggaaaatcataaaagcccacctcatgggatagCATGCatatggagtttagtaccaccttgcttattctaggagagagggacctccttaaaagggaggatgccctcctagccacttgaagcatgtgtggtggagagaagagggggaacacaagCAAGCGCTCGCCTCGTCTCgccgggcagggcagggcagacGGCGCGTGTGCACGACGTAcgtgtcgaatggtccgcaaaattggctcctcacccttgcgcagatgcaacctccttttgcatttttgttttgctgcaggaaaattcgcttatccggttcggttacgcggagtggagatcgtgcgagcgccctgatcaagtgacctatctctatataaaccgagccgccgcctttaCGCAACACAcgcaaaatcaatctagggtttgcctcctactctgtactgcatcgtcgctcgtagactactccatcccgctcgccggcgtgcactggcgatcgggagagcaggtctccggaacctctgccttcgacgtcctgcactgGGAGAAAGcgacaataaggtttttgggaagcgcttcgcgcgactgctctctattcgtccgcgacggctcgccttccgcgagtagttcctgccgagcaaccggtctttccgccacctcgatacgtgttcgacatgttgcgcatatttgatctgttcatattttactgcttagtttacatgtgtagatatAATGATGTGTTAATGCTAGTATatatctgtaatgtcatgatttatttatggaatatattaaatcattatatgcctatattctcaacaattggttgggaagagaatgttggtgaagaagttgttatattttgggacaaatcctgagaGTTAAAAGTTGCTATAatttgtgacggagggagtagcattttaCGATCGAGTGAAACGCCACGTACACTACATCTAGTTTCGCAAATCTCAATtccttagggcccctttgaattgtgggaatgaaaaaatggaggaataggaaaaacataggattctgataggaatgtaagtgtaaaatagagaattgcaaaacatagaaaaacgtaggaatgaTAGTTTGATTAgaccacagaaaaaacacaggaatcggatgataGAAATATACTCAAAGGATTTTTaccaagaggttagacctcttgctacCCCCTTCGAATTGGAGGATtgccataggaattttagaggattcaatttcctaaaaaaaattttcctataaaaccctttgattcataggaaagtataggaaattttccataggattaCACCTATAGCTtaatttcataggaaaataagcaagaggtccaacctcttggaaactttcCTAGTTTTGCTTGTTTCCTATGGTGGTATCAAAGAGACTCTCTTCATATTTTCTATGTTTTCCATTCCTGCAGGATTAGGAAAACATGCCACtttaattcctatatttttttttattcctatgttttttctatcctGTGTTTCAAAGGGGCCCAGTTTCCTTCAAAACCTATATGCAATAAgacattccatagaaattttgtaggatttgaaaaacttcaatcctttgaattaaaaggctatataaaaaaattttgtatAGGATTTAATCCTACTAAATTCTTTCATAATTCCTTCCTTTGATTCAAGGGCCCTTAGATTGCGTTTAGAACCCCTTGCGATAGACGATCTTCTCCCGTGACCTTGAGCATATGTCTCACATTATCTGTATCTGTGAGAAGGAATCTCATCAATCTTCCTGCTGCGACCTGCGAGCGACAGGGTCCTCCACTCCTCGTCACACCTGCCGGCCGCCCGGCCGGCGCAGGGgcgtccctccctccctccctccctgcaCCGGCCACCTGTGACGCGTGCAGTGCAGACTACCTCGCCTCGCCCTCGTTGTCTCTGCAAATCTGCACGCGTTCGCGTTTCAATTCCTGTGTGCTGCTGCCTATCCTGGTTCCAGTCTCTCAAAACCTGGCCCTGTCGATAGCCAGCTTCCAAAGAATCGGAAAAAAGTTTGGTTTTCAGCTTCtgatttctaatttattttttaaattatatagcTATTAGAAAATGttcgtgcattgcaacggataaagactattttaatcttattaatattatattatttagtTAATATGAGATTCACTCCGTTAATTTCGGTTGGATATGtatattttgttagaaaatcatgagttacAGTTAGGTGTCTGATCGTTTCAAGTTAGTATGCgagtttttaaagagatttcttaggGCATGTATAACGGtctttattagtggtctctctattgccatgcaggtaaatttgatgacatggaagaaagagaaaggagtatggttgttatgcataaCAATGGCTCAGAGCCGACTCTTAGtatttattagagcaaattttgttgcatggtggtgaaagaaatgaaagaacagtaagaaaaagtattttaatacattaatgattagagactaTATTGTCTATAACTGTTGTAGGATGCTAGTCTCTAAATAATGTAGAGCTCATATctgactctacctttgtacatgcgGAAATCCTgtttggcgatcgatcgccctgggGATGGAtcagcgatcgatcccctcccccctccctccctccacccctcTACCTGGTTTCATTTTTTGGCActgcattactttcctattttagtaaatttatacacctaaagtttatacacctcaagtttacacatctaaagtttagagaccaaaagtttataagtcaaaaatttatatatccgattcaaatttgaatttgaattcaaatatttttttatatatattatttctatacatctaaagtttatacacctaaattttatagacctaaagtttatagatctaaagtttataagtcaaaagtttatatacccgttttaaatttgaatttgaattcaaatattttctatatatagtatttctatacatctaaagtttatagatccaaagtttataagtcaaaagtttacatacccgattcaaatttgaatttgaattatatccgattcaaatttgaatttgaattcaaatattttctatatatagtatttctatacatctaaagtttatacacctaaaatttatagacccaaagtttataagtcaaaagtttacatacccgattcaaatttgaatttgaattcaaatatttgttatatatagtatttctatacataaatttttctaacttttatttttttaaaaaaattgtgtggtgtactgtagtagaaagagaagaaggggaggaggaatggagagaagagggaggagtatagggggaggCGGGGCCAACCGATCGCTAGGCGATCGCCCATTAGTCTCCCCcttgtacatgcccttatacTATTtcttctatatttccaaaagcgaacgaacttcatcttcaatttttataataccAGTAGATATATTATCAAAACCTAGTAATAGTAGATATATTATCAAAACCTAGTAACTGAAGACTCTAGAAAAGAATCTAAAACATTAAGGGAAGTTGGGTTACAGCCGGTAGAAACTCTCCGAAACAGCATCTAAGTTGGGTTGCATGCACGGGTCACTCGCTGCGGCCACCCGTGTCTCAGTTCTCTGCATCTTGCAGAATGTACAACCCTCGTCCAGACCATGAGAGCAGCAGAGATGGACGAAAATGACAATCCATCGACATCATCTGTTCGGTTCCAGTGAATCGAATGTGTGCAGAATAGATTAGCCAAGCCAATAAACTGTCACTTTGCTAGCATGTGATCCGAAAGTTCATCATCGTGCGAAATGACCGATTTGGTGCGTCAGTAAAAAAACCAGGAtgaattccaaaaaaaaaaaaaatgcctagCAAGATTCATGTGAAGGCAAGTGATATGATATCGCCAACTCTGCTTCCTATACAGTGTTGAGAGGCTGGAAAGgaccagaaaagaaaaggcccCTTGGGAGGGGGGTCTATCGATTCACCTTTGTTTGCACAACAATAATGGCTACAACCAGCAGTGCAGCATCAGTTTAGATGCAAATCGCATCATAAAACCACAAACAGCCGAATGGTGCGAAGCTTATTCACGCATCcaataatattaataaaaaaactgaTTTCCTATTCAAGTTGTGTAAGAAGCATAACCTCAGAATAAAGGTTATGCAGATAAAACACAAGAAAACTGGTCCTCTGTTGACACAGATTGGTTcgtgcaacaaaaaaaaaaaagatctaatGGAATCAGTAACTGAGAATTCTCAAGATCCTTATTTTGCTTGAGGATGAGAGGCAACGAAATCAACTGCCGTTTTGATGGAGTCAATCTTCTCTGCCTCGTTATCTGGGATCTCGAAGCCAAATTCTTCCTCAAAGGCCATGACAATCTCAACTGTATCCAAGCTATCAAGTCCGAGGTCCTTCTGGAAATGAGCATTTGGTGTCACCTGCAACATTTATTGGATAAACAAATGATTATTATCGACAGTGGCAACATCTACAAATATGAACCAACATTCCCTAAACTAACAGAGAAATATCATTCCATGCCATTGAAAGTTCAGTATCTAGCGAATAACAGAAAATATAGACAGACTACAATAGTACCACTATAACCCAACAACGATAAAAACTTCCCCCATTTGCTTGGCTGCTAGATAATTCTCAGTGTTTTAAAAACTGCACGTGCCTTGCCATATTGAACAGAAAATGCAGGTATGCAAGTATACAACTGCATGAATTGCTGTCTAAAAATTCTTGAAGGTAAGAACAAACTTCTTTGTTGTACCAGTGTATCAGGGAGCCTGGTACAAGTAACATCCACGAACCACAGCAGGGTTTCTATTAAGGCTATTAAGGCATATGCAAGTAACCTCTTCATCGCAATTTTTAGCTGCTCATTGAGACTAACATATCTTAGGCATGGAAGGACCTATATCCCTTAGAAATAGTCCACAGAATTTGGAAATGTAATTTAATCAAATGGAAGAAATATCAAAACAAGCAGTAGCAGAACACACTCAAAACAGGTTGAAATAAGAGCAACACAGTAGCAGGACAAATCAAACAAATGATGCTAACATGACtaacaggggcggatccaggaaagATTAACAGGAGGGTCTGaacaaactatataaaattatagtccCCTCTTTTAATAGATGTATCACAGAAAATTTTAGTGGGGTCTTCATGGGGTCTCCCTTGGTTACAATACGGGTAGTAGGGTCTCGAGACCCCAGAGACCCCATGGTGGATCCGCCACTGATGACTAACAAACATACATTAAGCATATTATggagactattaataaaaaaaggatTATAATTGTTatccaaattaaattaattattttgatcCGGAACAGAGTCACAACAACTGTTTCATCAAACATAACATCTTGATGCAAGTGGAGAGGTAAACAAAATTTATTGATAATATATTGCCCCACTTTCAAATTGTGCAAACAGATAAGTCTAATACCGATGACTTTTTCTAGTAAATTAACCATTTGCCAACTTCAGCGATCAGATGAAAGTGCATCCAACAAGAGGTTCACTACTTCCAGATTTTGCTAACAAAAGCAGAAAATTAAAATACAACACAATACTATATGTTATCTTTAGCAGCCAAAAACGAGACAAAGAAAACATATTCCCACTCAATGCAACACATCGCTTCTAATCAAGATGGGGCCACTGGGTAAACTATTCAAATTTGGTATGTGGCGTCTAGTAGTGCAAGTGAAACCGCACTAGAGGCAccaaaatgtcaaaatttgtCTACACACAAGGATTAATGGAGCTAGGTCATCACAAGAGTGTATCATCCATTGACAGCCTAGGACGGACCAAATCAATCACGAATGACATATGTTCCTCAATCAAATTTTCGTAACTAGTATACAATCTAATCTTCTAACAAAGTGCAAGATTTGTTTCTTGTCCTACTCCTATCCCCTAATGTTTCAGGTTCGGCTCCAATTGATCCACCAAGACCAAAACTTTGCAACTTCTTACGCATATACAGAATCTCTTTTCGGAAGAAGAAAATCCTCTCCATTCCAGGAAGCAAAAGGAATGCGACGCGAATCAAAAATACACTACACAGGCCGAGCACGCCTAGATCCGAATCCGCCGTGCGCTGCGCGTCGGCGACCGTGCTCACCTTGGAGGGCTCGACCTTCTGGAAGTTCTTGACGACGGAGACGATGCGGTCGGCGACCTCGCCCTTGTCGAGGAACGAGCCCTTGgacccctcctccgtcgccgacgacagGAGCCGCGCGGCGGGGAcgcttcccgccgccgcggcgggacGAGCCAGCACCGGCACGCGCAGGTGGCTCAGGAgggccctcctcgccgccgccatcgccattcCTCGCtcggtgggtgggtgggtgcgtGCGTGCGGAGAGGTGAATGGCGACGTGGACGAAGCCTCGCTGGTCCGGGCTGGTAGGACTAGCCCTGACAAGTCCGGCCCATCTGGCCCAGCGAGATGGGTTGATGGGCCGGTTGGAGCCCAACTTCATGGGCAAATCTATATTttctaggaataagttcattttaggtccctcaatgTATTGTTCCCtggttttggatgacgtggcgcctacg contains these protein-coding regions:
- the LOC127772965 gene encoding acyl carrier protein 2, mitochondrial-like; the protein is MAMAAARRALLSHLRVPVLARPAAAAGSVPAARLLSSATEEGSKGSFLDKGEVADRIVSVVKNFQKVEPSKVTPNAHFQKDLGLDSLDTVEIVMAFEEEFGFEIPDNEAEKIDSIKTAVDFVASHPQAK
- the LOC127774369 gene encoding protein GAST1-like, which gives rise to MEGVGVGVRIRALLCCIAMAAMLLSSYQQGQAEASYMPWPPATPPPPAAATANSTSTAAANNSSSSSSTTAPPQQPTAFPMYGVTPGSLRPQECGGRCAYRCSATAYRKPCMFFCQKCCASCLCVPPGTYGNKQSCPCYNDWKTKRGGPKCP